In Paenibacillus ihbetae, the following are encoded in one genomic region:
- a CDS encoding DinB family protein: MYATVEQFLNDWKQEADLTLQVLDKLTDASLSQAVSEAQPRTLGEIAWHITQSVSVFFNQIGLEQEIPAVEGSSAAAIAQAYRRTNESSIAEFRTKWEGQEDKLQEPVKLFGFIDTTNAGVLDKMVRHQIHHRGQLTILMRQAGLAAPGVYGPNEEETAAMKAAREQA, from the coding sequence ATGTATGCAACCGTCGAACAATTTCTGAACGATTGGAAACAGGAAGCTGATCTTACTCTGCAGGTGCTGGACAAGCTGACAGACGCCTCATTGAGCCAGGCCGTGTCAGAGGCACAGCCGCGTACGCTCGGCGAAATCGCATGGCATATCACCCAGAGCGTCAGCGTATTCTTTAATCAAATCGGGTTGGAGCAGGAGATCCCGGCAGTCGAGGGAAGCTCCGCGGCGGCCATCGCCCAAGCTTACCGCCGTACCAACGAATCGTCCATTGCGGAATTCCGCACGAAATGGGAGGGTCAGGAGGACAAGCTGCAGGAGCCCGTGAAGCTGTTTGGCTTCATCGACACCACCAATGCCGGCGTATTGGACAAAATGGTGCGTCACCAGATCCACCATCGCGGCCAGCTCACGATCCTGATGCGTCAAGCCGGACTGGCAGCGCCGGGCGTGTATGGACCGAATGAAGAAGAGACCGCAGCGATGAAAGCGGCAAGAGAGCAGGCTTAA